A genomic region of Mesobacillus jeotgali contains the following coding sequences:
- a CDS encoding YitT family protein, whose protein sequence is MKSAGIIIGSIIVSFAFNLFLIPHGIMSSGISGLSIILSMLTSINTGVYNFLLNFPLLVLGYLKLGRKFIFYTILSVLTISITLYVIPVFKLAEDPILSSIFGGAIVGLGIGIIFRSSGSSGGFDIIGMLLARRKDFPMGTLLFAMNSVVILLSGFLFSWDAALNTLVSIFVLGKVIDKVHTHHVKLTLMIITRKGEEVKQHLLKNVYRGVTVIDSVGGFSNEKSNVIITVISRYELTEVKTLIEEIDPEAFVNITETLEVMGLFHRKQH, encoded by the coding sequence TTGAAGTCAGCAGGAATCATCATTGGCTCAATCATTGTTTCTTTTGCATTTAACCTTTTCTTGATCCCCCATGGAATCATGAGCAGCGGGATCAGTGGGCTATCCATCATATTATCTATGCTCACATCTATCAATACCGGGGTTTACAATTTCCTTTTGAACTTTCCCCTATTAGTTTTAGGGTATTTGAAACTGGGACGCAAATTCATCTTTTATACGATACTTTCCGTCCTTACAATTTCTATCACTCTTTATGTAATACCAGTATTTAAACTTGCAGAGGACCCGATTCTTTCCTCTATATTTGGCGGAGCGATTGTTGGATTGGGTATAGGAATTATATTTCGTTCATCTGGTTCATCCGGAGGCTTCGATATCATAGGGATGCTATTGGCAAGACGAAAAGACTTTCCAATGGGAACACTATTATTCGCAATGAATTCTGTCGTTATTTTGTTATCAGGCTTTTTGTTCAGCTGGGACGCAGCTTTAAATACGCTTGTTTCCATTTTCGTCCTTGGCAAAGTGATCGATAAGGTACATACACATCACGTCAAGCTGACGTTGATGATCATCACTAGAAAAGGCGAAGAAGTAAAGCAGCACTTGCTAAAGAATGTCTATCGTGGTGTAACGGTAATAGACTCTGTTGGCGGATTCTCAAACGAGAAAAGTAATGTCATCATCACCGTCATTTCCCGTTATGAGCTTACAGAAGTCAAAACACTGATAGAAGAAATAGATCCAGAAGCCTTTGTTAACATAACAGAAACCCTGGAAGTAATGGGACTTTTCCATAGAAAACAGCATTAA
- a CDS encoding DUF1292 domain-containing protein, protein MDGGSIRDLVTVKDDRGRERQFEVEALFEMNGESYAMLRNEEGTVLMKVEEQGGDQYLVGLESDIEKSQLLDAYQIAVDAAPAED, encoded by the coding sequence TTGGATGGTGGTTCAATCAGGGACCTGGTAACAGTTAAAGATGATAGGGGCAGGGAGAGGCAATTCGAGGTGGAAGCGTTATTTGAAATGAATGGAGAATCTTACGCGATGCTCAGGAATGAAGAGGGAACAGTGTTAATGAAAGTAGAAGAGCAAGGTGGCGACCAATATCTCGTTGGCCTGGAGAGCGACATTGAAAAGTCACAATTGCTCGATGCCTACCAAATTGCTGTTGACGCCGCTCCTGCGGAAGATTGA